In Dehalogenimonas etheniformans, one genomic interval encodes:
- a CDS encoding response regulator, whose translation MKYDTGILFQNCSLSNIENAQYFSNDLPILILLDLETLGIANLKKILALIHDRICTIILADSSIDPKLLLNALDSGASDYLFKPINKSELLQLIKHRKEEERRADRIDNLLSNDRSVFDCG comes from the coding sequence TTGAAATACGACACCGGAATTTTATTCCAAAATTGCAGTCTTTCCAATATCGAAAATGCCCAATATTTTTCAAATGACCTCCCCATTTTGATCCTATTGGATCTGGAGACTCTTGGCATTGCGAACCTGAAAAAAATCCTGGCTCTGATCCACGATCGAATTTGTACGATTATCCTGGCTGACAGTTCCATCGACCCAAAATTGTTGCTTAATGCACTTGATTCAGGAGCCAGCGATTATCTGTTCAAACCAATAAACAAATCAGAATTATTGCAGTTGATTAAACACCGAAAAGAGGAGGAACGCCGTGCCGATCGAATTGATAATCTTCTTTCTAATGATCGTAGTGTCTTTGATTGCGGCTAG